A stretch of Bos mutus isolate GX-2022 chromosome 8, NWIPB_WYAK_1.1, whole genome shotgun sequence DNA encodes these proteins:
- the IFNE gene encoding interferon epsilon, which produces MINKAFFEIVLVLLAYSTVCSQELKLVLCQQRRVNQESLKLLNKLQTSSVQQCLPHRKHFLLPQKSVNPHQYQKGQVLAILHEMLQQIFSLFRAIVSLDGWEESHTEKFLVELHQQLEYLEALMRLQAKQKSDTLGSENLRLQVKMYFQRIHDYLESQDYSSCAWTIVQVEINRCLFLVFRLTRKLSEQGMET; this is translated from the coding sequence ATGATTAACAAGGCTTTCTTTGAAATTGTGTTGGTTCTGTTGGCTTATTCCACTGTTTGCTCCCAAGAGCTGAAACTGGTTCTTTGCCAGCAAAGGAGAGTGAACCAAGAGAGTTTAAAACTTTTGAATAAACTGCAGACCTCGTCAGTTCAGCAGTGTCTACCACACAGGAAACACTTCCTGCTTCCCCAGAAGTCTGTGAATCCTCACCAGTATCAGAAAGGACAAGTACTGGCCATTCTTCATGAGATGCTTCAACAGATCTTCAGCCTCTTCAGGGCAATTGTATCTCTGGATGGTTGGGAGGAAAGTCACACAGAAAAGTTCCTTGTTGAACTTCATCAACAGCTGGAATACCTAGAAGCACTCATGAGACTGCaagcaaagcagaaaagtgaCACCTTGGGCAGTGAGAACCTTAGATTACAGGTTAAAATGTATTTCCAAAGGATCCATGATTACCTGGAAAGCCAGGACTATAGCAGCTGTGCCTGGACTATTGTCCAAGTGGAAATCAACCGGTGTCTGTTCTTGGTATTCCGACTcacaagaaagctgagtgaacaGGGCATGGAAACTTGA